The following are from one region of the Sorghum bicolor cultivar BTx623 chromosome 2, Sorghum_bicolor_NCBIv3, whole genome shotgun sequence genome:
- the LOC8074474 gene encoding pentatricopeptide repeat-containing protein At1g13040, mitochondrial, with amino-acid sequence MFLAKRPPWSSQITRFYILPLHAVSWIVWCARRVHYSGGGGGGDSATPGTSGRLSELFCPARVQVAGVIGRALEQGRSSDSVELELERLHVDLDPFVVNRVLRSVSDSETAVQFYWWAESRPGFDHTQFAIAYIVSLLFIDSNFFLLSEFLERVRSQGVTLHRSLYRILLSGYVRAGKFDSVIQTFDEMVTSGCREFGVDYNRFIGVLVKNCCFDLVEKYYGVALDKGFCLTSFTYSRWISALCQSDRIELVERLLADMDKFGCFPDIWACNIYVDYLCKQNRLHDALMMLENMEMRGTGPDVVTYTTIVGCLCDNKQFAEAVELWEEMMRRGVKPDIISCGVLIFGLCKSDKVDEAFELALRMLSLNLELNVCIYNALISGFMRSGSINKAFKIISFMQANGCEPDVVTYNIRLNHYCDAGMIKEAEMLIEEMEMSGVVNPDRYSYNQMLKGLCKAHQLDRAFGFVSDHMEVGGFCDIVSCNILIDAFCKAKKVTSALKLFKEMGYKGIQADAVTYGTLINGLYGVGYCNLAEEIFEQMLKAQVVPNVNLYNIMLHNLCKAGQFEQAQKIFLQMIQKEVSPDVITFNTLIYWLGKSSRAIEAVDLFRDMRARGVEPDSLTFRYLISGLLEEGKATLAYEVWEYMMENGIILDRDVSDRLISMLKSKNK; translated from the coding sequence ATGTTCTTGGCCAAACGACCGCCATGGTCGTCTCAGATTACCAGGTTCTATATCCTTCCCCTCCACGCTGTTTCCTGGATCGTTTGGTGTGCAAGAAGGGTGCACtacagtggcggcggcggcggcggcgacagtGCCACTCCAGGGACATCTGGCCGGCTGTCCGAGCTGTTTTGCCCAGCCCGGGTGCAGGTCGCTGGCGTCATTGGGCGAGCACTGGAACAGGGGCGGTCGTCGGATTCGgtggagctggagctggagAGGCTCCATGTCGACCTGGACCCCTTTGTTGTCAACCGGGTGCTCCGGAGCGTGTCGGACTCAGAGACGGCAGTGCAGTTCTACTGGTGGGCAGAGTCCAGGCCTGGGTTTGATCACACCCAGTTCGCGATAGCCTACATTGTCAGCCTGCTGTTTATAGACAGCAACTTTTTCCTGCTGTCGGAGTTCCTCGAGAGAGTGAGGAGTCAGGGGGTGACATTGCATCGCTCTCTCTATCGGATCCTCTTGTCGGGCTATGTCAGGGCGGGCAAGTTCGATTCTGTCATCCAGACATTTGATGAGATGGTTACGTCTGGATGCCGTGAGTTTGGTGTGGACTACAACAGGTTCATTGGTGTGCTAGTTAAGAATTGCTGCTTTGATTTGGTTGAGAAGTATTATGGCGTGGCACTTGATAAAGGTTTTTGCTTGACTTCATTCACTTATTCAAGGTGGATATCTGCACTGTGCCAATCAGACAGGATTGAGCTCGTAGAGAGACTCCTGGCTGATATGGATAAGTTTGGGTGTTTTCCAGATATTTGGGCATGTAACATATATGTTGACTATTTATGTAAGCAAAATAGGTTGCATGATGCTTTGATGATGCTTGAGAATATGGAGATGAGAGGAACCGGTCCAGATGTTGTCACTTACACAACAATTGTTGGATGTTTATGTGATAATAAGCAGTTTGCTGAAGCGGTCGAGCTTTGGGAAGAAATGATGAGGAGGGGCGTTAAACCTGATATCATTTCCTGTGGCGTATtgatatttgggttgtgcaagaGTGATAAGGTTGACGAGGCTTTTGAGCTGGCATTGAGGATGCTGAGTCTTAATTTAGAACTCAATGTCTGTATTTACAATGCCCTGATAAGTGGCTTCATGAGATCAGGAAGCATTAATAAAGCCTTCAAAATCATATCCTTCATGCAGGCAAATGGGTGTGAGCCAGATGTTGTCACATATAATATCCGCTTGAACCATTACTGTGACGCAGGTATGATAAAGGAAGCTGAAATGTTGATAgaagagatggaaatgagtggggtAGTAAATCCTGATCGGTACAGCTATAATCAAATGTTAAAAGGATTGTGCAAAGCTCATCAATTGGACAGGGCATTTGGTTTTGTTTCAGATCATATGGAGGTTGGTGGGTTCTGTGATATTGTATCTTGTAACATACTGATTGACGCATTTTGCAAGGCAAAGAAAGTAACTTCTGCATTGAAGCTGTTCAAAGAAATGGGTTATAAGGGAATACAAGCAGATGCTGTGACATATGGAACTCTAATTAATGGTCTCTACGGTGTAGGATACTGCAACCTGGCTGAAGAAATTTTTGAGCAGATGCTGAAAGCTCAGGTTGTTCCAAATGTTAATCTGTACAATATTATGCTCCATAACCTCTGTAAAGCTGGTCAGTTTGAACAGGCGCAGAAAATTTTCTTGCAGATGATTCAGAAGGAAGTTTCGCCAGATGTTATTACTTTTAACACACTCATATATTGGCTCGGGAAAAGCTCAAGGGCAATTGAAGCTGTTGATCTGTTCAGGGATATGAGGGCTAGAGGGGTAGAACCTGATAGCTTGACATTTAGGTATTTGATCAGTGGCCTCCTAGAGGAAGGGAAAGCTACACTGGCTTATGAGGTATGGGAATATATGATGGAGAATGGCATAATTCTCGACAGAGATGTTTCTGACAGGCTGATAAGTATGCTTAAATCAAAGAACAAGTAA
- the LOC8084955 gene encoding T-complex protein 1 subunit zeta 1 has protein sequence MSLRVLNPNAQVLNKSEALHMTINAAKGLQDVLKTNLGPKGTIKMLVGGAGDLKLTKDGNTLLKEMQIQNPTAIMIARTAVAQDDTSGDGTTSTVLFIGELMKQSERCIDEGTHPRFLVDGFDVAKRACLDFLEKFKTPVVIGEEPDRDTLKMIARTTLRTKLYEGLADQLTDIVVNAVLCISKPDEPIDLFMVEIMHMRHKFDVDTRLVEGLVLDHGSRHPDMKRRAENCYILTCNVSLEYEKSEINAGFFYSNAEQREKMVAAERRQVDERVKRIIELKNKVCAGGDKNFVVINQKGIDPPSLDLLARAGIIALRRAKRRNMERLVLACGGEAVNSVDDLTEDCLGWAGLVYEHVLGEEKYTFVENVKNPRSCTILIKGPNDHTIAQIKDAVRDGLRSVKNTIEDEAVVLGAGAFEVAAKKHLIDNVKKTVKGRAQLGVEAFAEALLVIPKTLAENSGLDTQDVIVSLQNEHDRGLVVGLNHHSGEPIDPQMEGIFDNYSVKRQIINSGPIIASQLLLVDEVIRAGRNMRKPT, from the exons ATGTCGCTCCGTGTGCTGAACCCTAACGCCCAGGTGCTCAACAAGTCGGAGGCGCTGCACATGACCATCAACGCCGCCAAGGGCCTCCAGGACGTGCTCAAGACCAACCTCGGCCCCAAGGGCACCATCAAGAT GCTTGTGGGTGGAGCTGGTGACCTGAAGCTGACTAAGGATGGGAACACCCTCTTGAAGGAAATG CAAATTCAGAACCCAACTGCAATCATGATTGCAAGGACGGCTGTGGCACAGGATGACACAAGTGGTGATGGCACAACCTCCACTGTGCTTTTTATTGGGGAGCTAATGAAGCAGTCTGAGCGGTGCATAGATGAAG GTACTCATCCAAGATTCTTGGTCGATGGTTTTGATGTTGCTAAGAGAGCATGTCTTGATTTTCTTGAAAAGTTCAAGACGCCAGTCGTTATTGGTGAAGAACCGGACAGAGACACCTTGAAAATGATAGCAAGAACAACTCTTAGGACGAAG TTGTATGAAGGATTGGCTGATCAGTTGACGGATATTGTTGTGAATGCA GTTCTGTGCATCAGCAAACCAGATGAACCAATCGATCTTTTTATGGTGGAAATAATGCACATGCGCCACAAATTTGATGTTGACACCCGCCTG GTTGAAGGTCTGGTCCTGGACCACGGTTCTCGTCACCCTGACATGAAGCGCAGGGCAGAGAACTGTTACATCTTGACCTGCAATGTCTCATTAGAATATGAGAAAAG TGAAATCAATGCAGGATTTTTTTACTCAAATGCAGAACAAAGGGAGAAGATGGTTGCTGCAGAGAGACGCCAAGTTGATGAACGTGTCAAACGGATTATTGAGTTGAAAAATAAG GTTTGTGCTGGAGGTGATAAAAACTTTGTTGTGATAAATCAGAAGGGCATTGACCCTCCATCTCTGGATCTCCTTGCTAGAGCTGGG ATAATTGCTCTCCGAAGAGCAAAGAGGAGAAATATGGAGAGGCTTGTGCTAGCATGCGGTGGTGAAGCTGTCAATTCCGTTGATGACTTGACTGAAGATTGTCTAGGCTGGGCTGGTCTTGTCTATGAGCATGTTCTTGGAGAAGAAAAGTACACTTTTGTGGAGAATGTGAAAAACCCACGCTCTTGTACCATACTGATTAAAG GACCTAATGACCATACCATCGCACAAATCAAGGATGCTGTCCGTGATGGTCTAAGATCTGTTAAGAACACAATTGAGGATGAAGCAGTTGTGCTG GGTGCTGGTGCTTTTGAGGTTGCGGCAAAGAAGCATCTTATTGACAACGTGAAGAAAACCGTCAAAGGA CGAGCACAACTTGGGGTGGAGGCGTTTGCAGAAGCTCTTCTTGTTATACCCAAGACTTTAGCTGAAAACTCTGGTTTAGATACCCAAGATGTGATTGTTTCTCTCCAG AACGAGCATGACCGTGGATTAGTTGTGGGATTGAACCATCACTCTGGGGAACCGATTGATCCCCAGATGGAAGGCATCTTTGATAATTACTCTGTGAAACGCCAGATCATCAACTCTGG ACCCATCATTGCATCTCAATTGCTGCTTGTGGATGAAGTGATCAGAGCAGGCCGCAACATGAGGAAACCGACTTAG
- the LOC8084956 gene encoding galactinol synthase 2, with protein sequence MGPNSSALGKQQQAAAAMAPKRAYVTFLAGDGDYWKGVVGLAKGLRRVGAAYPLVVAVLPDVPEEHRRKLRDQGCVVREIEPVYPPDSQTQFAMAYYVINYSKLRIWELVEYERMVYLDADIQVYSNIDHLFDLEKGKFHAVMDCFCEKTWSHTPQYKIGYCQQCPERVAWPEQEQEQELGPPPPLYFNAGMFVHEPSLRTAKDLLDALVVTPPTPFAEQDFLNLFFRDVYSPIPPVYNLVLAMLWRHPDKLKVVRLDEVKVVHYCAAGSKPWRYTGKEPNMDRDDIKALVAKWWHIFDDQTLDYNGGEAAADQASLPLRQALAQAGAVKYFPAPSAA encoded by the exons ATGGGTCCCAACTCGTCGGCGCTGGgcaagcagcagcaggcggcggcggccatggcgccgaaGCGGGCGTACGTGACCTTCCTTGCGGGCGACGGCGACTACTGGAAGGGCGTGGTGGGCCTTGCCAAGGGCCTGCGCCGTGTCGGCGCCGCCTACCCGCTGGTGGTTGCCGTGCTCCCCGACGTGCCCGAGGAGCACCGCCGCAAGCTCCGCGACCAGGGCTGCGTCgtccgcgagattgagcccgTGTACCCGCCCGACAGCCAGACGCAGTTCGCCATGGCCTACTACGTCATCAACTACTCCAAGCTCCGCATCTGGGAG TTGGTGGAGTACGAGCGCATGGTGTACCTTGACGCGGACATCCAGGTGTACTCCAACATCGACCACCTGTTCGACCTGGAGAAAGGCAAGTTCCACGCCGTCATGGACTGCTTCTGCGAGAAGACGTGGAGCCACACGCCGCAGTACAAGATCGGCTACTGCCAGCAGTGCCCTGAGCGCGTGGCGTGgccggagcaggagcaggagcaggagcttggcccgccgccgccgctctacTTCAACGCCGGCATGTTCGTGCACGAGCCCAGCCTGCGCACCGCGAAAGACCTGCTGGACGCGCTGGTGGTGACGCCGCCGACGCCGTTCGCGGAGCAGGACTTCCTCAACCTCTTCTTCCGCGACGTCTACTCGCCCATCCCGCCGGTGTACAACCTGGTGCTCGCCATGCTGTGGAGGCATCCCGACAAGCTTAAGGTGGTGCGGCTCGACGAGGTCAAGGTGGTGCACTACTGCGCCGCCGGGTCAAAGCCGTGGAGGTACACGGGGAAGGAGCCCAACATGGACCGCGACGACATCAAGGCGCTGGTGGCCAAGTGGTGGCACATCTTCGACGACCAGACCCTCGACTACAACGgcggcgaggcggcggcggaccAGGCGAGTCTGCCGCTGCGCCAGGCCCTGGCTCAGGCCGGCGCCGTCAAGTACTTCCCCGCGCCGTCGGCTGCCTAG
- the LOC110433167 gene encoding formin-like protein 5: MCLLVGSPSPPTSPLAPLPPPHCAVPCNPPPAMPCSRPSRRGLPQRPRPRPRLRRLPAPHDAARRVTCTLHTARQRSTATGRHPVGAPSHLRPPRGARCAAAAPHRSTNLAAPSVHPRPTPKRRPSCASSPPAPSATATSLTNSEHHGTKMQIHTYIHLTRSPICSKQQKRSTQG; the protein is encoded by the exons ATGTGTCTCCTCGTGGGCTCCCCTTCCCCACCCACATCGCCATTGGCCCCGTTGCCACCACCACACTGCGCCGTGCCCTGCAACCCGCCTCCAGCGATGCCATGCTCACGACCAAGCCGCCGAGGGCTGCCGCAGCGGCCACGGCCCAGACCCCGGCTGCGACGCCTCCCTGCACCGCACGATGCGGCAAGACGAGTCACTTGCACCCTCCACACGGCACGGCAACGCAGCACCGCCACCGGTCGCCACCCCGTCGGAGCGCCGAGCCACCTGCGTCCTCCGAGGGGCGCGCGGTGTGCCGCCGCAGCACCGCACCGGAGCACCAACCTGGCTGCGCCTTCAGTCCACCCGCGGCCCACGCCGAAACGCCGACCCAGTTGCGCCTCCAGCCCGCCAGCACCCTCCGCCACTGCGACGTCGCTCACCAACAGTGAACACCATG GAACAAAGATGCAGatacacacatatatacacCTGACAAGGAGTCCGATATGTTCAAAGCAGCAAAAAAGAAGCACACAAG GATGA
- the LOC8084957 gene encoding trafficking protein particle complex subunit 2 has protein sequence MASTACFVIVSKNDIPIYEAEVGSAPKKEDLSYHHQFILHAALDVVQDLAWTTNAMFLKSVDRFNDLVVSVYVTAGHTRFMLLHDSRSEDGIKSFFQEVHELYIKIFLNPLYLPGSRITSSHFDTKVRALARKYL, from the exons ATGGCAAGTACAGCATGCTTTGTGATTGTCAGTAAGAATGACATCCCGATCTATGAGGCAGAAGTTGGATCTGCACCCAAA AAAGAAGATTTGTCTTATCACCATCAGTTTATCCTGCATGCTGCGTTAGATGTTGTTCAGGACCTAGCATGGACCACAAATGCAAT GTTCCTGAAGTCAGTTGATAGATTCAATGACCTTGTGGTGTCTGTTTATGTAACTGCTGGTC ATACCAGATTCATGTTGCTTCATGACTCACGTAGTGAAGATGGAATAAAAAGCTTTTTTCAAGAGGTCCATGAACTTTACATCAAG ATATTCCTCAACCCGCTTTACCTGCCCGGTTCTCGCATCACATCCTCTCATTTCGATACCAAGGTCAGGGCCCTCGCAAGGAAGTACCTGTAA